A section of the Pseudovibrio sp. M1P-2-3 genome encodes:
- a CDS encoding ActR/PrrA/RegA family redox response regulator transcription factor: MNEEENTQALGRLLIVDDDRPFQQRLARAMEKRGYDTDTADGVREALNKVSVGAPDFAVVDMRLEDGSGLDVVEAIRMKHPGARVIVLTGYGNIASAVTAVKLGAIDYLSKPADADDIHAALLRQPNEKAPPPENPMSADRVRWEHIQRVYELCDRNVSETARRLNMHRRTLQRILAKRAPR, encoded by the coding sequence ATGAACGAAGAAGAAAATACACAGGCGCTGGGTCGCCTATTGATTGTTGATGATGACCGCCCCTTTCAACAACGACTGGCACGTGCAATGGAAAAGCGGGGGTATGATACGGATACGGCTGATGGTGTGCGTGAAGCACTGAACAAGGTTTCTGTCGGTGCTCCGGATTTTGCCGTTGTTGATATGCGTCTGGAAGACGGAAGTGGACTGGATGTAGTTGAAGCTATCCGGATGAAACATCCTGGAGCCCGCGTTATCGTGCTTACGGGTTATGGGAATATTGCCTCTGCGGTGACTGCGGTGAAGCTTGGCGCAATTGACTACTTGTCAAAGCCAGCTGATGCTGACGATATTCACGCAGCGCTTCTACGCCAACCAAACGAGAAGGCTCCGCCCCCTGAGAACCCAATGTCTGCTGATCGGGTCCGCTGGGAGCATATTCAGCGTGTATACGAGCTTTGTGATCGCAACGTTTCTGAAACTGCGCGTCGTTTGAATATGCACCGGCGTACACTGCAGAGAATTTTGGCAAAAAGAGCGCCCCGTTAG
- a CDS encoding ActS/PrrB/RegB family redox-sensitive histidine kinase gives MTSEFDGPSSLLGHQVKLDTLVRLRWLAVVGQTVAILVVYYGFEFPMPIGNCYILISISAWLNIILKLRWPSTTRLSENSAALQLGYDILQLAGLLYLTGGLGNPFSFLLIAPVMVSATALSARNTILLAVFAGVLATALAVFRYPLPWFNGEPINIPVIYLVGVWVSLICSMFFMGTYALRIAKEARQLSNALAASDMVLAHQQHLSALDGLATAAAHELGTPLGTIYLTAKELSTEFEPGDPLRDDAELVYMQAARCREILRKLTSLSSEDDQHFQRMPLSQLLEEVVQPNRGLGIRINIDMDGSGPEPVGRRNPAIHYGLGNLLENAVDYAEARVNLVARWDQKFVTIKVEDDGPGFAPDILANIGEPYVSSRSFSKKIELTEIRSKQGGQKGGGLGLGFFIAKTLLERTGAKLIFGNRKPPETGAVIEVRWPFFAMDQTNESKESLG, from the coding sequence ATGACCAGTGAATTTGACGGGCCATCTAGCCTGCTGGGTCATCAGGTAAAACTGGATACACTGGTCCGGCTTCGGTGGTTGGCTGTTGTGGGACAAACAGTGGCTATTCTGGTTGTCTATTATGGCTTTGAATTCCCTATGCCAATTGGGAATTGCTATATTTTGATTTCAATTTCTGCCTGGTTGAATATCATTTTAAAGTTGCGGTGGCCGTCAACGACACGTCTTTCAGAAAATAGTGCCGCTTTGCAGTTGGGCTATGACATCTTGCAGTTAGCTGGCCTTCTTTATCTCACAGGCGGTCTTGGGAACCCTTTCTCATTTTTATTGATAGCACCTGTTATGGTTTCAGCAACTGCGCTGTCGGCGAGAAATACGATTCTGCTGGCCGTCTTTGCTGGTGTTCTTGCAACCGCACTGGCGGTATTTCGCTATCCGCTGCCATGGTTCAATGGAGAGCCTATAAATATTCCAGTTATTTATCTGGTTGGAGTTTGGGTATCCCTGATCTGTAGCATGTTCTTTATGGGTACGTATGCGCTTAGAATCGCCAAAGAAGCCCGACAGCTTTCCAACGCGCTTGCTGCAAGTGATATGGTGTTGGCGCACCAGCAGCATTTGTCTGCTCTTGACGGTTTGGCAACAGCTGCCGCCCATGAACTGGGAACGCCTCTTGGTACGATCTATTTGACAGCCAAAGAACTTTCTACGGAGTTCGAGCCTGGTGATCCACTAAGAGATGATGCTGAACTTGTTTACATGCAGGCCGCGCGTTGCAGGGAGATCCTGCGCAAGCTCACATCTCTTTCCAGTGAGGATGACCAGCATTTCCAACGCATGCCACTATCACAACTTTTAGAGGAAGTTGTTCAGCCTAATCGGGGGCTGGGGATTCGTATCAATATCGATATGGACGGTTCAGGGCCGGAGCCGGTAGGGCGGCGAAATCCTGCGATCCACTATGGGCTGGGTAACCTTTTGGAAAACGCAGTCGACTATGCTGAGGCGCGTGTTAATCTTGTAGCTCGCTGGGATCAGAAGTTCGTCACAATCAAAGTGGAAGATGATGGTCCGGGATTTGCCCCTGATATACTTGCCAATATTGGTGAGCCTTATGTGTCTAGCCGAAGCTTTTCGAAGAAAATCGAACTGACGGAAATTCGTAGTAAGCAAGGTGGCCAAAAAGGTGGAGGTCTGGGACTCGGATTCTTTATTGCTAAAACGCTTTTGGAACGAACCGGCGCAAAGCTCATATTTGGTAACCGAAAGCCCCCAGAAACCGGTGCAGTGATTGAGGTTCGATGGCCGTTCTTTGCTATGGATCAAACCAATGAGAGCAAAGAGTCCTTAGGGTAG
- the secB gene encoding protein-export chaperone SecB, translating to MSENQEAPKGEQVAPGMNILAQYIKDLSFENPNAPKSLQPGEQPKLDINVNVGANPVGEDQFEVTLTLTAKANTPEQVMFAAELVYSGVFKITGVPKEHMHPFILIECPRMLFPFARNILADTTRNGGFPPLMLDPIDFAALYRQNLAKQAEAEKQAQQPN from the coding sequence ATGAGCGAAAATCAAGAGGCTCCAAAAGGTGAGCAAGTAGCTCCAGGTATGAACATTCTGGCGCAATACATTAAAGATCTTTCTTTTGAAAATCCAAATGCTCCAAAATCACTACAACCCGGTGAACAGCCGAAGCTGGACATCAACGTTAATGTAGGTGCAAACCCGGTTGGTGAAGACCAGTTCGAAGTTACACTGACATTGACAGCCAAGGCAAACACACCTGAGCAAGTCATGTTTGCAGCTGAGCTCGTCTACAGCGGTGTCTTCAAAATCACCGGCGTACCAAAAGAGCACATGCACCCATTCATTCTCATTGAATGCCCACGTATGCTGTTCCCATTTGCACGCAACATCTTGGCAGACACAACCCGCAATGGTGGCTTCCCACCACTAATGCTGGATCCAATCGACTTTGCGGCACTGTATCGTCAGAATCTTGCAAAGCAGGCTGAAGCTGAAAAACAGGCTCAGCAGCCTAACTAA
- the pyrF gene encoding orotidine-5'-phosphate decarboxylase has product MSFKPENATDRLILPLDVPDVEQARAIVEETKGVVGTYKVGMQLQFAGGLAFAEELAKEGHSVFLDVKLLDIDNTIASAVKNISTMGMRFVTLHAYPKTMRAAVAALKETGNKDLCLLGVTVLTSMDQRDLVDAGYKDQIPELVSNRTKDAAAAGMGGVVCSPMEASDVRNRFGEQLAIVTPGVRPTGSSVGDQKRIMTPQNAIQAGSDYLVIGRPILNAGDRRLAAQKIVEEIAAAL; this is encoded by the coding sequence ATGTCCTTTAAGCCTGAAAACGCCACAGACCGTCTTATTCTGCCGCTTGATGTTCCCGATGTTGAGCAGGCCCGCGCAATCGTTGAAGAAACGAAGGGCGTGGTTGGTACCTATAAGGTTGGAATGCAATTGCAATTTGCGGGTGGATTAGCATTTGCTGAAGAACTTGCCAAAGAGGGGCATTCAGTTTTTCTAGATGTGAAGCTGCTTGATATTGATAATACAATTGCCAGCGCGGTTAAAAATATCAGTACGATGGGCATGCGCTTTGTGACGCTGCATGCATACCCTAAAACAATGCGTGCGGCGGTGGCGGCCCTAAAAGAAACTGGGAATAAAGACTTATGTCTGCTGGGGGTGACAGTTCTCACATCCATGGATCAACGCGATCTGGTTGATGCCGGGTATAAGGATCAGATCCCAGAGCTTGTGAGTAACCGAACAAAAGATGCAGCTGCTGCTGGCATGGGCGGCGTTGTTTGTTCGCCTATGGAGGCGAGCGATGTGCGTAACCGATTTGGTGAGCAACTTGCCATCGTTACGCCGGGAGTTCGCCCAACTGGGTCAAGTGTAGGTGACCAGAAGCGTATTATGACTCCACAGAATGCCATTCAAGCCGGTTCAGATTATCTGGTGATTGGTCGGCCAATCTTGAATGCAGGAGACCGCCGTTTAGCCGCGCAGAAAATTGTCGAGGAAATTGCTGCCGCGCTTTAG
- the hisB gene encoding imidazoleglycerol-phosphate dehydratase HisB, producing MRQAAIARTTKETDINVSVVLDGTGKSDISTGVGFFDHMLEQLCRHSLTDIAVKATGDYHIDDHHTVEDVGIALGQAFKQALGDMGGITRYADTHLAMDEALTRVALDVSGRPFLVWQVEFPKDKIGTFDTELCEEFFRAFAMNAGFTLHITNIYGSNCHHIAETCFKAVARTIRSAIEFDSRQEGRVPTTKGQLGG from the coding sequence ATGCGTCAAGCTGCAATTGCACGCACCACCAAAGAAACAGATATCAACGTTTCTGTTGTTCTGGACGGTACAGGAAAATCTGACATTTCAACAGGTGTAGGCTTCTTTGATCATATGCTTGAGCAACTATGCCGACATTCCCTAACGGATATAGCGGTTAAGGCCACGGGTGACTATCATATCGATGACCATCACACTGTTGAAGATGTGGGGATTGCACTGGGACAGGCTTTTAAACAAGCTCTCGGCGATATGGGGGGTATTACCCGATATGCGGACACCCATTTGGCAATGGATGAAGCTCTGACCCGTGTCGCTTTGGATGTATCCGGTCGCCCGTTCCTTGTTTGGCAAGTCGAGTTTCCAAAAGATAAAATCGGCACATTTGATACGGAGCTTTGTGAGGAGTTCTTCCGCGCTTTTGCTATGAATGCGGGTTTCACCCTCCACATAACAAACATTTATGGCTCTAATTGTCATCACATCGCAGAAACCTGTTTTAAGGCTGTTGCCCGTACAATCCGCTCTGCAATAGAGTTTGATTCAAGACAGGAAGGCCGGGTACCCACAACAAAGGGTCAGCTCGGCGGCTAA
- a CDS encoding DUF2628 domain-containing protein has product MAVYMVMSPPDTAAQSSHRPKSKSPRFIRDGFHWLALLFPLLWMLFNRMWLIFIISIAGLIIMQTALSAFPVMPSVIIVALFSIFIALEAGALKAWSLKRKNWSVIDIVSGSNLEEAEARFFSRWANSPDINREMPIGSGSSTKSQPKMSKNSVIGLTLDP; this is encoded by the coding sequence TTGGCAGTCTACATGGTCATGTCCCCGCCCGATACTGCGGCACAGTCCTCCCATAGACCAAAATCGAAATCTCCTAGATTTATTCGTGACGGGTTTCATTGGCTGGCACTGCTGTTTCCTCTTTTATGGATGTTATTCAACCGTATGTGGTTGATTTTTATTATTTCCATAGCCGGGCTCATCATTATGCAAACTGCCTTATCCGCTTTTCCGGTTATGCCGAGCGTTATCATAGTTGCGCTCTTCTCAATTTTCATCGCTTTGGAAGCTGGTGCATTAAAGGCTTGGTCTTTAAAAAGAAAAAACTGGTCCGTCATCGATATTGTAAGCGGATCAAATCTTGAAGAAGCTGAAGCAAGATTTTTCAGTAGGTGGGCCAATTCACCTGATATCAATAGGGAGATGCCGATAGGCTCCGGCTCTTCCACCAAGTCACAGCCGAAAATGAGCAAAAATAGCGTTATCGGCCTTACACTTGACCCCTAG
- the hisH gene encoding imidazole glycerol phosphate synthase subunit HisH: MRVAIIDYGSGNLRSAAKAFERAAHNHHHAHEIIVSNSPEAVLTADRVVLPGVGAFADCRKGLQALTGMEEALNEVVRNKARPFLGICVGMQLLATRGLEFETSQGLDWVAGDVVSMDLNDPDLKIPHMGWNTLNLQHKDHVLLQDIETGPDGLHAYFVHSYHFQPRNSKNQIATFNYGGEFTAIVGEENIIGTQFHPEKSQKLGLQFISNFLSWAP; encoded by the coding sequence ATGCGTGTCGCGATTATCGATTATGGTTCTGGAAACTTACGCTCCGCCGCTAAGGCGTTTGAGCGGGCCGCCCATAATCATCATCATGCGCATGAGATCATCGTTTCGAACTCTCCTGAAGCTGTTTTGACTGCTGATAGAGTTGTGCTGCCGGGTGTTGGCGCCTTTGCAGATTGCCGCAAAGGCCTACAGGCTCTCACGGGTATGGAAGAGGCCCTCAACGAAGTCGTTCGAAACAAGGCACGCCCTTTTCTCGGGATCTGCGTCGGAATGCAATTGCTTGCAACACGAGGTCTCGAGTTTGAAACCTCTCAAGGCCTAGACTGGGTTGCTGGTGACGTTGTTTCTATGGATCTGAATGATCCAGATCTAAAAATCCCCCACATGGGGTGGAACACGCTCAACCTTCAACATAAAGACCACGTCCTTCTTCAAGATATTGAAACAGGGCCGGATGGGTTGCACGCCTATTTCGTACACTCCTATCATTTCCAACCACGAAACTCTAAAAATCAGATTGCAACCTTTAACTATGGTGGTGAATTTACAGCAATAGTTGGAGAAGAAAACATTATTGGAACCCAATTTCATCCAGAGAAAAGCCAAAAATTGGGCCTTCAGTTCATCTCAAACTTTCTAAGCTGGGCTCCCTAA
- the hisA gene encoding 1-(5-phosphoribosyl)-5-[(5-phosphoribosylamino)methylideneamino]imidazole-4-carboxamide isomerase codes for MIIFPAIDLKNGQCVRLKLGDMDQATVFNDDPSNQAKAFQEQGFEWLHVVDLDGAFAGESRNGNAVEAILKATTNPVQLGGGIRTMEHIDAWLEKGIARVILGTVALRDPELVKAACKKYPDRIAVGIDAKGGKVAVEGWAETSELSVVDLAKQFDDAGVATIIYTDIDRDGVLRGLNIESTLELANAVSIPIIASGGLADIDDIKRLVQEDCDILEGAISGRALYDGRLNPAEALSLIQQSREAQS; via the coding sequence ATGATTATCTTTCCCGCTATTGACCTCAAAAATGGCCAATGTGTTCGGCTAAAGCTGGGTGATATGGATCAAGCAACCGTCTTCAATGATGATCCCTCCAACCAAGCCAAGGCGTTCCAGGAGCAGGGTTTCGAATGGCTACACGTTGTTGATTTGGATGGCGCGTTTGCTGGTGAGAGTCGTAACGGTAACGCTGTTGAGGCCATATTGAAAGCCACCACCAATCCAGTGCAGCTTGGCGGTGGAATTCGGACAATGGAACACATAGATGCTTGGCTCGAAAAAGGAATTGCGCGGGTTATTCTGGGCACAGTTGCCCTACGGGATCCTGAATTGGTCAAAGCTGCCTGTAAGAAATATCCTGATCGCATCGCAGTAGGAATTGATGCAAAAGGTGGCAAGGTAGCAGTTGAAGGTTGGGCCGAAACCTCTGAACTCTCTGTGGTTGATCTCGCCAAACAGTTTGATGATGCCGGTGTAGCTACGATTATCTATACGGACATTGATCGTGATGGCGTGCTTAGAGGCCTGAACATTGAATCCACGCTCGAGCTTGCAAACGCCGTTTCCATTCCAATTATTGCCTCAGGTGGATTGGCAGATATTGATGACATCAAACGATTGGTTCAGGAAGATTGCGACATTCTAGAGGGAGCCATCTCCGGCAGAGCCCTTTACGATGGTCGCCTTAACCCTGCCGAGGCCCTCTCTCTCATCCAGCAAAGCCGTGAGGCCCAGTCATGA
- the hisF gene encoding imidazole glycerol phosphate synthase subunit HisF: MTLKARIIPCLDVKDGRVVKGVNFVDLIDAGDPVEAAKAYDAAGADELTFLDITASTDNRDTIYDVVQRTAEQCFMPMTVGGGVRTTEDIRKLLVAGADKVSINTAAVKRPKFIKEAAEKFGSQCIVVSIDAKQVSEDGEPKRFEIFTHGGRTPTGIDAIEFARQAVELGAGELLVTSMDRDGTKEGYNIDLTRTIADAVSVPVIASGGVGTLDHLVEGVRDGHATAVLAASIFHFGTHTIEEAKQHMAEAGVPVRLDNQT, encoded by the coding sequence ATGACACTGAAGGCACGCATAATACCTTGTTTGGATGTGAAGGATGGGCGCGTTGTTAAAGGCGTAAACTTCGTAGATCTCATTGATGCCGGTGACCCTGTAGAAGCAGCAAAAGCGTATGATGCAGCTGGAGCTGACGAACTGACATTTCTCGACATCACAGCCTCTACCGACAACAGAGATACTATCTATGATGTCGTTCAAAGAACCGCTGAGCAATGCTTCATGCCTATGACTGTTGGGGGAGGCGTTCGCACTACCGAGGATATTCGCAAACTCCTAGTTGCAGGGGCTGACAAGGTTTCCATCAACACCGCTGCTGTCAAAAGACCGAAATTCATCAAAGAAGCCGCTGAAAAGTTTGGTAGCCAGTGCATTGTGGTCTCCATTGATGCAAAACAAGTCTCCGAGGATGGAGAACCCAAACGGTTTGAAATCTTCACACACGGCGGAAGAACTCCTACCGGTATTGATGCTATCGAGTTTGCACGTCAGGCCGTTGAATTGGGTGCAGGCGAGCTTCTTGTCACGTCTATGGACCGGGATGGCACGAAAGAGGGCTATAACATTGACCTGACACGCACCATTGCTGATGCAGTTTCGGTTCCAGTTATTGCCTCCGGAGGTGTCGGTACACTCGACCATCTTGTGGAAGGCGTCCGCGACGGACATGCAACAGCGGTTTTGGCTGCCTCCATCTTTCATTTTGGCACTCATACGATTGAAGAGGCGAAACAGCATATGGCTGAAGCCGGAGTTCCAGTACGTCTTGACAACCAAACCTAG
- a CDS encoding phosphoribosyl-ATP diphosphatase — translation MTNFTLEDLEAIVSERAASTDNKSYTRQLMERGVSKCAQKVGEEAVEAAIAAVNGDKQELIGESADLLYHLLVLLKCSDVSLREVMDTLASRTGMTGLEEKASRAEI, via the coding sequence ATGACTAATTTTACCCTTGAGGACCTTGAGGCTATTGTTAGCGAACGAGCGGCGAGCACAGACAACAAGTCATACACCCGCCAGCTCATGGAAAGGGGCGTATCCAAGTGCGCTCAAAAAGTGGGAGAAGAGGCTGTTGAAGCTGCAATTGCGGCTGTTAACGGTGATAAGCAAGAGCTGATCGGAGAAAGTGCAGATTTACTCTATCATCTTCTCGTATTGTTAAAATGTTCAGATGTGTCCTTGAGGGAGGTTATGGATACGCTTGCAAGTCGAACCGGAATGACCGGTCTTGAAGAGAAAGCTTCACGAGCTGAAATCTAG
- the coaA gene encoding type I pantothenate kinase, with protein sequence MQEKLQDLTELDLSPFTVFSEQEWARLRADTPMTLSRQEVLNLQSLNDHVSLEQVENIYLPLSRLLAYYVEATQSLHSATKRFFGMNGRKSPYIIGVAGSVAVGKSTTARLLQALMARWPASPKVDLITTDGFLYPNSILESQGLMRRKGFPESYDRSALLKFLSDIKAGQQNVQAPIYSHFFYDVMPAQYVTVNQPDILIVEGLNVLQTTSLSKEARAVPFVSDFFDFSIYIDASKGILERWYLERFMRLRETAFRDPGSYFHKYSSISDEEAKITAKDLWENINLENLRNNILPTRPRADLILTKAESHRIGSVALRKI encoded by the coding sequence ATGCAAGAAAAACTGCAAGATCTTACTGAGCTGGATTTGTCACCCTTCACTGTATTTTCTGAACAGGAATGGGCCAGACTTCGTGCAGATACACCCATGACGCTTAGTCGTCAGGAAGTGCTTAATCTGCAAAGTCTGAATGACCATGTCTCGCTTGAGCAGGTTGAGAATATTTATCTCCCGCTGTCGCGTTTGCTCGCCTACTATGTGGAGGCAACTCAAAGCCTTCATAGCGCGACGAAGCGTTTTTTTGGCATGAATGGTAGGAAATCACCATATATTATCGGGGTAGCAGGATCTGTAGCTGTCGGAAAGTCGACAACAGCACGCCTATTGCAGGCCCTTATGGCTCGCTGGCCAGCCAGCCCTAAAGTTGACCTGATCACCACAGACGGCTTTCTATATCCCAACTCCATTCTGGAAAGTCAGGGCTTGATGCGCCGCAAGGGCTTTCCCGAAAGCTATGACCGCTCCGCACTCTTGAAGTTTCTGAGTGACATCAAAGCAGGTCAGCAAAACGTACAAGCCCCAATTTATTCGCACTTCTTCTATGATGTCATGCCAGCTCAGTACGTCACAGTGAACCAGCCGGATATATTGATTGTTGAGGGCCTGAACGTCCTGCAAACAACTAGCCTTTCAAAAGAAGCTCGGGCAGTACCATTCGTCTCAGATTTTTTTGATTTTTCTATCTATATTGATGCAAGCAAGGGTATCTTGGAACGGTGGTACCTTGAAAGGTTTATGCGCCTTCGCGAGACCGCGTTTAGAGACCCCGGCTCATATTTCCATAAGTATTCCAGCATCTCGGATGAGGAAGCAAAAATAACAGCAAAAGACCTCTGGGAGAACATTAATTTAGAAAACTTGCGCAACAATATTTTACCGACAAGACCAAGGGCTGACTTAATTCTCACAAAAGCTGAAAGCCATAGAATTGGATCGGTGGCCCTGAGAAAAATATAG
- a CDS encoding DUF2794 domain-containing protein, which yields MSSTLPIKVVCFHRTELSQILNVYGRMVASGEWRDYAIDHGREQAAFSIFRRASEMPLYRIVKAPQLARKQGAYYLINMSGSILKRGHELSSVLKFFEKKKHLRIVS from the coding sequence ATGAGCAGCACTCTACCTATAAAAGTCGTGTGCTTTCACCGGACCGAACTCAGCCAGATCCTAAATGTTTATGGTAGGATGGTCGCTAGTGGAGAATGGCGTGATTATGCCATAGATCATGGAAGAGAGCAGGCCGCATTCTCAATCTTTCGTAGGGCAAGTGAAATGCCCCTTTATCGAATAGTTAAGGCCCCTCAGCTCGCACGTAAACAAGGGGCATACTATTTGATAAACATGTCTGGATCTATCCTCAAACGTGGACATGAACTGTCTAGCGTATTGAAGTTCTTCGAAAAGAAGAAGCACCTTCGTATTGTCAGCTAG
- the ppa gene encoding inorganic diphosphatase — MRLDCIPIGKNPPEDVNVIIEVPVGGEPIKYEMEKESGAMYVDRFLYTPMRYPGNYGFVPHTLCGDGDPIDVIVVNQRPIMPGAVMSCRPIGVLIMEDESGQDEKIIAVPSTKLTRRYESVKTVDDLPEITVKQIEHFFEHYKDLEPNKWVKIKGVEGVEEAQKLIVESIERYKNEG, encoded by the coding sequence ATGCGCTTGGACTGCATCCCCATTGGGAAAAACCCACCGGAAGACGTGAACGTCATCATTGAGGTTCCTGTCGGTGGTGAGCCAATCAAGTACGAAATGGAAAAAGAATCCGGTGCCATGTATGTAGACCGGTTCCTTTACACCCCAATGCGCTACCCAGGCAACTATGGCTTTGTACCACACACATTATGCGGTGATGGCGACCCTATTGACGTTATTGTTGTAAATCAGCGTCCTATCATGCCTGGTGCTGTTATGAGCTGTCGCCCAATTGGCGTCCTCATCATGGAAGACGAGTCCGGTCAGGATGAGAAAATCATCGCAGTCCCGAGCACAAAGCTCACACGTCGCTATGAAAGCGTAAAGACTGTTGATGACCTGCCGGAAATCACAGTTAAGCAGATTGAGCACTTCTTCGAACACTACAAGGACCTTGAGCCAAACAAATGGGTCAAGATCAAAGGTGTTGAAGGTGTTGAGGAAGCGCAAAAACTGATCGTTGAATCTATCGAGCGTTATAAAAACGAAGGCTGA
- a CDS encoding disulfide bond formation protein B, producing the protein MSTLSSPMKGLMRNFRSTGAVLVFLGCIVAITMAWGFEILGGYVPCKLCLAQRNPYYIGLIISLLAFLCAQTTKFGWVGSLLLLLAAGLFVYGGGIGIYQAGAEWGFWLGPNDCGGGGDIQLSASNMMQALSNERIVSCSNAALRILGLSFAGWNVIYSTGIAFIALCGAILGGRSLKR; encoded by the coding sequence ATGTCTACATTATCCAGTCCTATGAAAGGACTGATGCGTAATTTCCGCTCTACCGGAGCAGTTCTTGTTTTCCTCGGTTGTATAGTTGCGATTACCATGGCTTGGGGGTTTGAGATTTTAGGTGGCTATGTGCCATGTAAATTGTGCTTAGCTCAGAGAAATCCGTATTATATAGGTTTAATTATCAGCCTTCTTGCGTTCCTCTGTGCCCAGACTACTAAGTTCGGATGGGTAGGGTCGCTTCTACTCCTTCTTGCCGCCGGATTATTTGTTTATGGTGGTGGTATTGGTATATATCAAGCAGGTGCGGAATGGGGGTTCTGGCTGGGACCCAATGACTGTGGTGGCGGTGGCGATATCCAGCTTAGTGCATCAAATATGATGCAGGCACTTTCCAATGAACGGATCGTGAGCTGCTCCAATGCGGCTCTACGTATTCTAGGGCTTTCCTTTGCTGGGTGGAATGTCATTTATTCAACAGGTATCGCATTTATAGCTTTATGTGGGGCTATATTGGGTGGGCGTTCATTGAAGAGGTGA
- a CDS encoding YqaA family protein, translating to MIRRLYDWTLSLASSKHAPTALGVVSFAESSIFPIPPDLLLIPMVISEKSKAWTFALICTIASVVGGVFGYIIGAFLFHELAEPILQFYGYMDKYEQFESVFNAWGWWFVFIAGLTPFPYKVITIASGAFALSMPVFFIASLVSRGLRFFIVAGLLYFFGPPIREFIEKRLGLMFTLFVVLLLGGFALIKLL from the coding sequence ATGATACGCAGATTGTATGACTGGACGTTGTCCCTTGCCTCTAGCAAGCATGCTCCGACTGCTTTGGGGGTGGTTTCTTTTGCAGAAAGTTCAATTTTTCCAATTCCACCAGACCTCCTGCTAATCCCTATGGTGATCAGTGAAAAATCTAAAGCCTGGACCTTTGCTTTAATTTGCACCATTGCATCAGTCGTCGGGGGCGTGTTCGGCTATATCATCGGCGCTTTCTTATTTCATGAGCTCGCTGAGCCCATCCTTCAGTTCTATGGATATATGGATAAATATGAACAGTTTGAGTCTGTTTTTAACGCATGGGGATGGTGGTTTGTCTTTATTGCAGGCCTTACTCCTTTCCCCTACAAGGTTATAACCATCGCCAGTGGTGCTTTTGCGCTCAGTATGCCGGTCTTCTTTATCGCTAGTCTGGTATCGCGTGGTCTCAGGTTCTTTATTGTGGCTGGCCTTTTATATTTTTTTGGGCCACCAATTCGGGAGTTTATTGAAAAGCGCTTGGGGCTTATGTTTACACTGTTTGTCGTTTTGCTACTCGGCGGCTTTGCTTTGATCAAGCTTCTTTAG